In Streptomyces nojiriensis, the sequence GTTGCCGCTCTCGATCGAGGTGCGGACGTTCTTGACGGCGGTGTTCATCGAGTCGATGGCCTTGCCCAGGTCGGCGTTGTCCGTCTGGTCGCCGATCTTCTTCAGGTTCGCCTCGATCTGGTTGAGCGCGTTCTGGGCGTCCTGGGGGCTGTTGCCCGCCTGGGAGACGGCCTGCTGGAGGTCGTTCGCGCCGTCCGTGATGGCCACGGCCGTGTTCGCGCAGTCCATCGCCGTGGAGATCGCGTCGCAGGCGGACAGGGCCGGGACGGTGAGTACGGCGGCCACGGCTACGGCCGCTATGCGGAGCTTCATGCGGTTCTCCCCCTGAGGGCTTGGACGCTACGAGGACGGGCGCACGGCTTCGAGACCGTGCGCCCGTATCTTCCTGGACGCCGGGCCGGGCCCGGCGGTTGCCGCTTACAGTTCGAGTGCGCCCCGCTGGATGGCTTCCAGGTCCGCGCAGCCGCCGGCGGCGAGGTCGAGGAGGGCGTTCAGTTCCTTGCGGTCGAAGGGCTCGCCCTCGGCGGTGCCCTGGACCTCGACGAAGCGGCCGTCGCCGGTGCAGACCACGTTCATGTCGGTCTCGGCGCGCACGTCCTCCTCGTAGCAGAGGTCGAGGAGCGGGACGCCGTCGACGATGCCGACGCTGACGGCGGCGACGGTGCCGGTGAGCGGCTTGCGGCCGGCCTTGATGAACTTCTTCTTCTGGCCCCAGGCGACGGCGTCGGCGAGGGCGACGTAGGCGCCGGTGATGGCGGCGGTGCGGGTGCCGCCGTCGGCCTGGAGGACGTCGCAGTCCAGGACGATGGTGTTCTCGCCGAGGGCCTTGTAGTCGATGACGGCGCGCAGGGAGCGGCCGATCAGGCGGGAGATCTCGTGGGTGCGGCCGCCGATCTTGCCGCGGACGGATTCGCGGTCGCCGCGGGTGTTGGTGGAGCGGGGCAGCATCGAGTATTCGGAGGTGACCCAGCCTTCGCCGCTGCCCTTGCGCCAGCGCGGGACGCCTTCGGTGAAGGAGGCGGTGCAGAAGACCTTGGTGTCTCCGAAGGAGACGAGGACGGAGCCCTCGGCGTGCTTGCTCCATCCGCGTTCGATGGTGACCGGGCGGAGCTGTTCGGGCGTACGGCCGTCGATGCGAGACATGGCTCCGAGCCTAGTCGGTGCCGACCTGGGCCCGTGCCGCTGTGCGAAGACCCCGTCCGGGGCTTCCGGGACGGGGTCCGCTGGGACCTGGCTAGGAGGTCCGGATCACATCATGTCTTCGATGTCGGCGGCGATCGGGTCGGCGTCGGTGCCGATGACGACCTGGATCGCGGTGCCCATCTTGACGACGCCGTGGGCGCCGGCGGCCTTGAGTGCGGCTTCGTCGACGAGGTCCGGGTTGATGACCTCGGTGCGCAGGCGGGTGATGCAGCCCTCGACCTCTTCGATGTTCTCGATGCCGCCGAGCCCGGCGACGATCTTCTCAGCCTTGGTGGCCATGTGTTTCTCCCTGAGTGTTTCGAAGAACGAGTCTCGGCGGCCAGTACGTGGCTACCCACCTGCACGGTCCGCTTTGTCACGGTAACGCACGGTTGGCCCATCTATGCAGGCACGTGACCGGCCTCTGCCGAATGATGACGATCAGCAGCAACCTGCCCCACAACTGGTCTACACCAGTGTGCCGTAAGTGTTGCGGCAGCCAAAACGGGCCGGTCAGGGAGGACGCCGATGAGCGTGAGCAGCTCCGAAGCAGCGCCACAGCCGAACTGGCGGAACAACCTGTTCCAAGGGCTGCAGAAGATGGGGCGCAGCCTTCAGCTCCCGATCGCCGTCCTGCCCGCGGCGGGCATCCTGCTGCGGCTCGGGCAGCCGGACGTCTTCGGCTCGGACGGCCTGCAGTGGACGGACGTCGCCAAGGTGATGGCGGGCGCGGGCGGGGCGCTGCTCGATCCCGATCTCGGCCTGCCGCTCCTCTTCTGCATCGGCGTCGCCATCGGCATGGCGAAGAAGGCGGACGGTTCGACCGCCCTCGCGGCCACGGCGGGGTTCCTCGTCTACCGGGGGGTGCTGCACGCGTTCCAGAAGGCCTGCCCGGCGGGGACCAAGGACATCGGGGGCGGCTGCCTGGGGCCGAACGACACCTTCGTGGCGTACACGTACCAGAACCCCGGGGTCTTCGGCGGCATCATCATGGGGCTGCTGGCGGCCTATTTCTGGCAGCGGTACCACCGGGTGAAGCTGGTGGACTGGCTCGGCTTCTTCAACGGCCGGCGGCTGGTCCCGATCGTCATGTCCTTCGTCGCGATCGCCTTCGCCGCGCTCTGCCTGTGGGTCTGGCCGCCGGTCGGTGACGCGCTGGAGAGCTTCTCCGACTGGCTGCGCGGGCTCGGTGCGTGGGGCGGTGGCATCTTCGGCGTCGCGAACCGCGCGTTGCTGGTGATCGGCCTGCACCAGTTCCTGAACGTGCCGGTGTGGTTCCAGTTCGGGTCGTACACGGCGCCGGACGGGAAGACGTACCACGGTGACATCAACATGTTCCTGCACGGCGACCCGACCGCGGGGCTGTTCCTGACGGGCTTCTTCCCGATCATGATGTTCGCGCTGCCGGCGGCGGCGCTGGCGATCACGCACTGCGCGAAGCCGCAGCGGCGCAAGGAGGTCGGCGGTCTGATGCTGTCGGTGGCGCTGACCTCGTTCGTCACCGGGATCACCGAGCCGCTGGAGTACTCCTTCCTCTTCGTCGCGCCCGCGCTGTACGCGGTGCACGCGGTGCTGACGGGTGTGTCCATGGCGGTGTCGTGGGGGTTGGGCGTCAAGGACGGCTTCAGCTTCTCGGCGGGTCTGATCGACTACGTCATCAACTGGAACCTGGCGACGAAGCCCTGGCTGATCGTTCCGATCGGTCTGTGCTTCGCGCTCGTCTACTACGTGGTGTTCCGCTTCGCGATCACGAAGTTCGACCTGGCGACGCCCGGCCGGGAGTCGGACGAGGAGATCGAGGCGATGCAGTCGGAGACCACCAAGGCCTGAGCCCGCTTCGCGGCAGGGTTACCGCACGGTCCGTCAAGGGCCTCCGGATCACGATCCGGAGGCCCTTCGGCACGCCTCTCGGTATGTGATCCAGGCCACAGGAAATCGAAGGTTCCTTATCTAACCCTCACCGTGTTACAACTGGTCTACACCATGAATTGGTGTAGACCACGACCGCTTCCCCCGGCGGCGTGTCCCCCTTTCTGAGACGTCGCCGTCCCTCTTGGTTCCACCCCTTGGCGGCGCCTTGCTCCCCCCGGAGGAAGTTATGAGTACGGCTACTGACGCCGCTGCGCCGCCCGCCAAGAAGCGGGGATCCGGCCTGTTCCAGGGTCTGCAGAAGGTCGGCCGCAGCCTCCAGCTGCCCATCGCCGTCCTGCCCGCCGCGGGCATCCTGCTCCGGCTGGGCCAGCCCGACGTCTTCGGCGCGGACGGTCTCGGCTGGGGCAAGGTCGCCACGGTGTTCGCCACCGCCGGTGACGCCGTCTTCAGCAACCTGCCGCTCCTGTTCTGCATCGGTGTCGCCATCGGCTTCGCCAAGAAGGCGGACGGCTCCACGGCGCTCGCCGCCCTCGTCGGCTTCCTCGTCTACAAGAACGTGCTCACCGCGTTCCCGGTGCACGAGGCCATCATCAACACCACCGAGAACAAGGGTGTCGACATCCCGGCGGTGTACAACAACCCCGGTGTCCTCGGCGGCATCATCATGGGTCTGCTCGCCGCGGTCCTGTGGCAGCGCTACCACCGCACCAAGCTGGTGGACTGGCTCGGCTTCTTCAACGGCCGCCGGCTCGTCCCGATCATCATGGCCTTCGTCGGCGTCATCGTCGGGGTGTTCTTCGGCCTGGTGTGGCAGCCGATCGGCGAGGTCATCTCCAACTTCGGTGAGTGGATGACCGGGCTGGGCGCCGCGGGCGCCGGCATCTTCGGTGTCATCAACCGCGCACTGATCCCGATCGGCATGCACCAGTTCGTCAACACCGTCGCCTGGTTCCAGATCGGTGACTTCACCAACGCCGCCGGCGAGGTCGTCCACGGTGACCTGAACCGCTTCTTCGCCGGTGACCCGGAGGCCGGTCTGTTCATGACGGGCTTCTTCCCGATCATGATGTTCGGCCTCCCGGCCGCCGCCCTGGCCATCGCCCACACCGCCCGCCCGGAGCGCCGCAAGGCCGTCACCGGCATGATGGTCTCGCTCGCCCTCACCTCGTTCGTCACGGGTGTCACCGAGCCCATCGAGTTCTCGTTCATGTTCATCGCGCCGGTGCTGTACGCGATCCACGCCGTCCTGACCGCCCTCTCCATGGCGATCACCTGGGCGCTGGGGGTCCACGCGGGCTTCACCTTCTCCGCGGGTCTGATCGACCTCGGTCTCGGCTGGAGCAAGGCGACCAACCCATGGATGATCATTCCGGTGGGTCTGGTCTTCGGAGCGGTCTACTACTTCGGGTTCCGCTTCGCGATCACCAAGTTCAACCTCCCGACGCCGGGCCGCGAGTCCGACGAGGAGCTGGCCGAGATGGCCAAGGCGGACGCCAAGTAGGCACCGCAGGAACGAAGGAGCCCCCGCTCTCCCGGAAGGGAGGGCGGGGGCTTCCGCGTTCGGGCCGCTCGGGGTCAGAGCTCGTAGACCGCGCCCGCGTGCGCCAGCTCGACCGGACCGTCGTAGACCGCGCGGGCGTCGGCGAGGTTCTGCTCGGGGTCGGTCCACGGCGGGATGTGGGTGAGGACGAGCCGGCCGACGCGGCCGCCCGCCGCGTACTCGCCCGCCTCGCGGCCGTTCAGGTGGAGGCCCGGGATGTCCTCCTTGCCGTGCGTGAAGGAGGACTCGCACAGGAACAGGTCGGTGCCGTCGGCGAGCAGGCCCAGCTCGGGGCAGGTGCCGGTGTCCCCGGAGTACGTGAGCGAGCGGCCGCCGTGCTCGATGCGGATGCCGTACGCCTCGACCGGGTGGGAGACCCGCTCGGTGCGGATCTGGAACGGGCCGATCTCGAAGGTCCCGGACTTCAGGGTGCGGAAGTCGAAGACCTCGCTCATCGAGCGCTCGTCGGGGACGTCGTCGTAGGCGGTGGTCAGGCGGCGCTCGGTGCCCTCGGGCCCGTAGACGGGGATCGTGCCGCAGCGGCCGCCCTCGTGCCGGTAGTAGCGGGCGACGAAGTACGCGCACATGTCGATGCAGTGGTCGGCGTGCAGGTGGCTCAGGAAGATCGCGTCGAGGTCGTAGAGGCCGATGTGGCGCTGCAGCTCGCCGAGGGCGCCGTTGCCCATGTCGAGGAGCAGCCGGAAGCCGTCGGCCTCGACGAGGTAGCTCGAACAGGCCGATTCCGCGGACGGGAACGACCCCGAGCAGCCGACGACGGTGAGCTTCATGGAGCGTGAACCTCCGAGGACGGTCCGTGGACGGAATGCGGGCCGTGCGTGCGTCGAGCGTAAGGCGCGAAACGTCCGGTCGCTCCTCCGCGGCAGGCCGTTGTGGGGGGAATCACCTGCGCTGTCACCCGGGGGAGCGACGGTGTGTACGGGCGTTGCCATGCCGGGGCGTTCCCGCGCGGCTACGGTCGAAGCATGGACACGTCCTGGTGGCCCGCGGTGGCCGCGGTGGTGGCCGTGGCACTGCTGGTGCTGGTCGCCGGGGGCCGCCCCGGGCTGCCCCGCCGGGCCCCGCCGGCGCACGGCACCGGTCCGCCGCCGCACCCGAAGGCGGGTGAACTGTGGTCCCTGGCGGACGGCCGTACGTGCCTGGTCCTCGCAGTGGGGTCGGTACGGGGCCACCGGGCGCGGGTCGCGTGGATCACCGGGAAGTACGACGACCGGCGGGCCGGGGTGATCCCGCTGCCCCCGGGGACGGTGGGGGCGCAGGGCCGGGCGAGCTTCCTGGAGGCGGACCGGCCGGCGGAGGTGTCGCTGTGGGAGTTCCGGGCCCGGATGGGGATGCTGGACCCCGCGGTGTGGGACGAGATCAAGGGTCTGGGAGGCGCGCGGTGACGCGGAAACCGGTGATCCGCCTGCGGCGGGTGTACGACCCGCCGGAGCCGGGGGCGGACGGGGTGCGGGTCCTCGTGGACCGGCTCTGGCCGCGGGGCCTGGCGAAGGCGGTGGCGGGGGTGGACGAGTGGCCGAAGGCGGTGACGCCGTCGGCGGAGCTGCGGAAGTGGTTCCACGACGGCGGTTCGGCGCGGGAGTTCCGGCGGCGGTACGAGGCGGAGCTGGCGGAGCCGGGGGCGGTGGCGGAACTCGGCCGCCTGCGGTCGCTGGCCGAGGCGGGCCCGGTCACCCTCCTGACCGCGGTCAAGGACCCGGCCTCAAGCCATGCGGCGATCCTGGCGGAGCGGCTGTCGGACTGACCGTGCGGCGCCGCTGCACGGGGCTCCGCCCCGGACCCCGCGCCTCAAACGCCGGCGAGGCTGATCTTTTTCAGTCGTCCGGCGTTTGAGGACCGGGTCCGGGCAGAGCCCGGGAAGCGGCTCTGTGCCTGGTACCGCGCGGGCAACCCCGCAGGGGCTTCGCAGGGGCTACGCCCAGAGTTGGCCCTGGAGGACCTCGATGGCTTCCTCGGTGGTCGCGGCCGTGTAGACGCCCGTCGACAGGTACTTCCAGCCGCCGTCGGCCACGACGAAGACGATGTCCGCCGATTCGCCCGCGACCACCGCCTTGCGGCCGACGCCGATCGCCGCGTGCAGGGCGGCCCCCGTGGAGACGCCGGCGAAGATCCCCTCCAGCTGGAGGAGCTCCCGCGTGCGGGTCACCGCGTCCGCCGAGCCCACCGAGAAGCGGGTGGTGAGCACGGAGGCGTCGTAGAGCTCCGGGACGAAGCCCTCGTCCAGGTTGCGCAGCCCGTAGACCAGGTCGTCGTAGCGCGGCTCGGCTGCGACGATCTTGATGCCCGGCACGTTCTCGCGCAGGTAGCGGCCGACGCCCATGAGGGTGCCGGTGGTGCCCAGGCCCGCCACGAAGTGGGTGATGGAGGGGAGGTCCGTGAGGATCTCCGGGCCCGTGGTGGCGTAGTGGGCGCCCGCGTTGTCCGGGTTGCCGTACTGGTAGAGCATCACCCAGTCGGGGTGCTCGGCGGCCAGTTCCTTGGCCACCCGGACCGCGGTGTTCGAGCCGCCGGCGGCCGGCGACGAGATGATCTCGGCTCCCCACATGGCCAGCAGGTCGCGCCGCTCCTGGCTGGTGTTCTCCGGCATCACGCACACGATGCGGTAGCCCTTGAGCTTGGCCGCCATCGCCAGCGAGATGCCGGTGTTGCCCGAGGTGGGCTCCAGGATGGTGCAGCCGGGGTAGAGCCGGCCGTCCTTCTCGGCCTGCTCGACCATGTGGAGCGCGGGGCGGTCCTTGATCGAGCCGGTCGGGTTGCGGTCCTCCAGCTTCGCCCAGATGCGGACGTCGTCCGAGGGCGACAGCCGGGGCAGCCGGACCAGCGGCGTGTTGCCGACCGCGGCCAGCGGGGAGTCGTAGCGCATTACTTCGATCCGCCGGCCACGGCCGGGAGGATGGTGACGCTGTCGCCGTCCTTGAGGGCGGTGGAGATGCCGTCGAGGAAGCGGACGTCCTCGTCGTTGAGGTAGACGTTGACGAAGCGGCGGAGCTGGCCGCCGTCGACGATGCGCTCCTCGATGCCCTTGTGACGGGTCTCCAGGTCGGCAAAGAGGTCGGCGAGCGTCGCGCCCTCACCGGAGACGGCCTTCTCGCCTTCGGTGTAGGTGCGGAGGATGGTGGGGATGCGGACCTCGATGGCCATGGCTGTCTCCAGTCGTCTGGGAGTGCGTGAGAAGCGTGGGAAGGTGCGGCGCGCGGTTCGTCGGCCCCCCGCGCGGAAGGGCTCTGGTGCTCAGAGCGCAGGACAGATGGCACTGGCGAGGCGGCACAGGTCGACGTGCAGCCGCGCCACGAGCAGCAGCCTGCCGGGCGTCTCGATGCTCACGTCGTGGGAAACCATGCGGTCATGTTAACGATTCCCGGTCCCCCGTTTGGAGTGTGATCCCGCATCGTGGACGTCAGCGGCTCACATGCTGGTCAGTAGGCGTCGACGACCTGCACTTCCTCCTCGGTGATCACTCCGTCGACGATCCGGTAGGAGCGGAACTGGAACTCCCCGAGGCCGTCCTTGTCCGCCGTCGAGACGAGCACGTAGTGCGCGCCGGGCTCGTTCGCGTACGTGACGTCGGTGCGCGAGGGGTAGGCCTCGGTCGCGGTGTGCGAGTGGTAGACGATCACCGGCTCCTCGTCGCGGTCGTCCAGATCGCGGTAGAGCTTCAGCAGATCCTTCGAGTCGAACTCGTAGAACGTGGGCGAGCGGGCCGCGTTGAGCATCGGGACGAACCGCTCGGGGCGGTCGGTGCCCGCCGGGCCGGCCACGACACCGCACGCCTCGTCGGGGTGGTCCTGGCGGGCGTGCTCGACGATCTGGTCGTACAGGGCCTGGGTGAGGGTCAGCATGAGCGACAGGATAAGCAGACGGGCCCTTCCGTACCGAGGAGTGGTACGGAAGGGCCCGCATGATGGACACGTCGCCCCGGGGGCAACGTCGTGGGGGCGCGGTTCCCGGCCGCGGCAGGCGGCCGGGACCCGCGGTCTCCGGGTGCTACGAGGCCTTGGTGAAGGCCG encodes:
- the rph gene encoding ribonuclease PH encodes the protein MSRIDGRTPEQLRPVTIERGWSKHAEGSVLVSFGDTKVFCTASFTEGVPRWRKGSGEGWVTSEYSMLPRSTNTRGDRESVRGKIGGRTHEISRLIGRSLRAVIDYKALGENTIVLDCDVLQADGGTRTAAITGAYVALADAVAWGQKKKFIKAGRKPLTGTVAAVSVGIVDGVPLLDLCYEEDVRAETDMNVVCTGDGRFVEVQGTAEGEPFDRKELNALLDLAAGGCADLEAIQRGALEL
- a CDS encoding PTS transporter subunit EIIC yields the protein MSVSSSEAAPQPNWRNNLFQGLQKMGRSLQLPIAVLPAAGILLRLGQPDVFGSDGLQWTDVAKVMAGAGGALLDPDLGLPLLFCIGVAIGMAKKADGSTALAATAGFLVYRGVLHAFQKACPAGTKDIGGGCLGPNDTFVAYTYQNPGVFGGIIMGLLAAYFWQRYHRVKLVDWLGFFNGRRLVPIVMSFVAIAFAALCLWVWPPVGDALESFSDWLRGLGAWGGGIFGVANRALLVIGLHQFLNVPVWFQFGSYTAPDGKTYHGDINMFLHGDPTAGLFLTGFFPIMMFALPAAALAITHCAKPQRRKEVGGLMLSVALTSFVTGITEPLEYSFLFVAPALYAVHAVLTGVSMAVSWGLGVKDGFSFSAGLIDYVINWNLATKPWLIVPIGLCFALVYYVVFRFAITKFDLATPGRESDEEIEAMQSETTKA
- a CDS encoding PTS transporter subunit EIIC — encoded protein: MSTATDAAAPPAKKRGSGLFQGLQKVGRSLQLPIAVLPAAGILLRLGQPDVFGADGLGWGKVATVFATAGDAVFSNLPLLFCIGVAIGFAKKADGSTALAALVGFLVYKNVLTAFPVHEAIINTTENKGVDIPAVYNNPGVLGGIIMGLLAAVLWQRYHRTKLVDWLGFFNGRRLVPIIMAFVGVIVGVFFGLVWQPIGEVISNFGEWMTGLGAAGAGIFGVINRALIPIGMHQFVNTVAWFQIGDFTNAAGEVVHGDLNRFFAGDPEAGLFMTGFFPIMMFGLPAAALAIAHTARPERRKAVTGMMVSLALTSFVTGVTEPIEFSFMFIAPVLYAIHAVLTALSMAITWALGVHAGFTFSAGLIDLGLGWSKATNPWMIIPVGLVFGAVYYFGFRFAITKFNLPTPGRESDEELAEMAKADAK
- a CDS encoding MBL fold metallo-hydrolase encodes the protein MKLTVVGCSGSFPSAESACSSYLVEADGFRLLLDMGNGALGELQRHIGLYDLDAIFLSHLHADHCIDMCAYFVARYYRHEGGRCGTIPVYGPEGTERRLTTAYDDVPDERSMSEVFDFRTLKSGTFEIGPFQIRTERVSHPVEAYGIRIEHGGRSLTYSGDTGTCPELGLLADGTDLFLCESSFTHGKEDIPGLHLNGREAGEYAAGGRVGRLVLTHIPPWTDPEQNLADARAVYDGPVELAHAGAVYEL
- a CDS encoding DUF488 domain-containing protein; the protein is MTRKPVIRLRRVYDPPEPGADGVRVLVDRLWPRGLAKAVAGVDEWPKAVTPSAELRKWFHDGGSAREFRRRYEAELAEPGAVAELGRLRSLAEAGPVTLLTAVKDPASSHAAILAERLSD
- a CDS encoding PLP-dependent cysteine synthase family protein, with amino-acid sequence MRYDSPLAAVGNTPLVRLPRLSPSDDVRIWAKLEDRNPTGSIKDRPALHMVEQAEKDGRLYPGCTILEPTSGNTGISLAMAAKLKGYRIVCVMPENTSQERRDLLAMWGAEIISSPAAGGSNTAVRVAKELAAEHPDWVMLYQYGNPDNAGAHYATTGPEILTDLPSITHFVAGLGTTGTLMGVGRYLRENVPGIKIVAAEPRYDDLVYGLRNLDEGFVPELYDASVLTTRFSVGSADAVTRTRELLQLEGIFAGVSTGAALHAAIGVGRKAVVAGESADIVFVVADGGWKYLSTGVYTAATTEEAIEVLQGQLWA
- a CDS encoding MoaD/ThiS family protein; the protein is MAIEVRIPTILRTYTEGEKAVSGEGATLADLFADLETRHKGIEERIVDGGQLRRFVNVYLNDEDVRFLDGISTALKDGDSVTILPAVAGGSK
- a CDS encoding putative leader peptide, with the translated sequence MVSHDVSIETPGRLLLVARLHVDLCRLASAICPAL
- a CDS encoding Mov34/MPN/PAD-1 family protein, yielding MLTLTQALYDQIVEHARQDHPDEACGVVAGPAGTDRPERFVPMLNAARSPTFYEFDSKDLLKLYRDLDDRDEEPVIVYHSHTATEAYPSRTDVTYANEPGAHYVLVSTADKDGLGEFQFRSYRIVDGVITEEEVQVVDAY